A single Asterias rubens chromosome 13, eAstRub1.3, whole genome shotgun sequence DNA region contains:
- the LOC117298976 gene encoding adenylate cyclase, terminal-differentiation specific-like, protein MDKIDMSLDDIIKQRRKETRQLAKQKKPAANLKNRPSGPARQKQGKKAGPAKAGLQAKGRGGQLKQFRARIGGKKTLAKGVAKFQQQGVAKMNRLPARKIGKQRVAVKKTAGTQVANRYIKQQQQQQQQQQRVQQTKTARQQQFNQRRGIQTIPQTPQTATRKRVKRQNVVNVQTNIPQTNQQLSRRQKQKMKRLQQNQQLPKTNFINTQQRQTNQFQPAPKNSFINTQRQNNNQSKKAQRQKPQRVNNQQRNIPKINPKLLTISISNPGAAQSFKPVKINRKKPAMQVGGTLNDRFGQFQQQPKNVPNNSRRKQQRGRGNGGRTVLLV, encoded by the exons ATGGACAAAATTGACATGAGCCTTG ATGACATCATCAAGCAGAGACGTAAAGAAACTCGCCAACTggcaaaacaaaagaagccGGCTGCAAACTTAAAGAATCGCCCCTCGGGTCCAGCCAGGCAGAAACAAGGAAAGAAAGCTGGCCCCGCCAAAGCTGGTCTCCAGGCTAAAGGTCGTGGGGGTCAACTGAAACAGTTCCGTGCTCGGATAGGAGGGAAGAAGACTCTTGCAAAGGGTGTGGCTAAGTTTCAGCAGCAGGGCGTGGCCAAAATGAACAGACTTCCAGCGAGAAAG ATCGGCAAACAGCGTGTGGCAGTTAAAAAAACAGCAGGAACACAAGTTGCTAATCGTTACATaaagcaacagcagcaacaacaacaacaacagcagcgaGTTCAACAGACCAAGACAGCAAGACAGCAGCAGTTCAACCAGAGGAGAGGAATTCAG ACAATACCCCAGACACCACAGACAGCAACAAGGAAAAGAGTGAAGCGGCAGAATGTGGTCAATGTGCAGACAAATATCCCTCAGACAAACCAGCAACTGAGTAGGAGGCAAAAGCAGAAAATGAAAAG GTTACAACAAAACCAGCAATTACCTAAGACAAACTTCATCAACACACAACAACGCCAAACCAACCAGTTTCAGCCAGCTCCCAAGAACTCCTTCATCAACACACAACGCCAGAACAACAACCAATCTAAGAAAGCTCAAAGACAGAAACCACAGAGAGTCAACAACCAGCAGAGGAACATCCCTAAGATCAACCCTAAGCTTCTCACCATCTCCATCAGTAACCCAGGGGCAGCACA AAGTTTCAAGCCAGTCAAGATCAACAGGAAGAAACCAGCAATGCAG GTCGGTGGAACATTAAATGATCGATTCGGCCAATTCCAGCAGCAGCCTAAGAATGTTCCAAACAATTCGAGGAGGAAACAACAAAGAGGTCGAGGCAATGGTGGGCGCACGGTACTTCTCGTCTGA